In Fundulus heteroclitus isolate FHET01 chromosome 17, MU-UCD_Fhet_4.1, whole genome shotgun sequence, the following are encoded in one genomic region:
- the nrf1 gene encoding nuclear respiratory factor 1 isoform X1: MEEHAVNPAEHMTTIEAGAVSQQVHVATFTEASMMSAEEDSTSSPDDDPYDDTDILNSAGTDEVTAHLAAAGPVGMAAAAAVATGKKRKRPHIFESNPSIRKRQQTRLLRKLRATLDEYTTRVGQQAIVLCVSPSKPNPVFKVFGAAPLENVVRKYKSMMLEDLENALAEHAPAGGELASELPPLTIDGIPVSVDKMTQAQLRAFIPEMLKYSTGRGKPGWGKESCKPVWWPEEIPWANVRSDVRTEEQKQRVSWTQALRTIVKNCYKQHGREDLLYAFEDQQITTATTTQHHLTTAQGIAHLVPSQTVVQTVNNPDGTVSLIQVGTGHTVATLADASELPGVTVAQVNYSTVTDGEVEQNWATLQGGEMTIQTTQASEATQAVASLAEAAVAASQEMQQGATVTMALNSEAAAHAVATLAEATLQGGGQIVLAETAAAVGALAGVQDATGLVQIPVSMYQTVVTSLAQGNRPVQVAMAPVATRIDNTVTLDGQAVEVVTLEQ; the protein is encoded by the exons ATGGAGGAACACGCTGTGAACCCGGCAGAGCACATGACCACCATCGAGGCCGGCGCCGTCAGCCAGCAG GTACACGTGGCCACCTTCACAGAAGCTTCTATGATGAGCGCAGAGGAAGACTCCACATCCTCTCCAGACGACGACCCCTACGATGACACAGACATCCTCAATTCAGCTGGCACTGATGAGGTCACCGCTCACCTAGCTGCTGCAG GTCCAGTAGGTatggcagctgctgctgctgttgcgaCGGGTAAGAAAAGGAAAAGGCCTCACATCTTCGAGTCGAATCCTTCCATCCGTAAACGGCAGCAAACCCGTCTGCTCAG GAAACTGCGGGCCACGCTGGACGAGTACACCACCAGAGTGGGCCAACAGGCCATAGTGCTGTGCGTCTCTCCCTCCAAACCAAATCCGGTGTTTAAAGTGTTCGGTGCTGCTCCTCTGGAGAACGTG GTAAGAAAGTATAAGAGCATGATGTTGGAGGACCTGGAAAACGCCCTGGCTGAGCACGCACCTGCAGGAGGAGAGCTGGCCTCAGAACTGCCGCCGCTCACCATCGACGGCATCCCGGTCTCTGTGGATAAGATGACCCAG GCTCAGCTGCGAGCCTTCATCCCAGAGATGCTGAAATATTCCACGGGCAGAGGAAAACCAGGCTGGGGGAAGGAGAGCTGCAAGCCCGTGTGGTGGCCTGAGGAAATCCCCTGGGCTAACGTTCGCAGCGACGTCCGCACGGAGGAGCAGAAACAGAGA GTGTCGTGGACGCAGGCGCTGCGGACCATAGTGAAGAACTGCTACAAGCAGCACGGCCGGGAGGATCTGTTGTACGCGTTTGAGGACCAGCAGATAACGACGGCGACCACCACCCAGCACCACCTGACCACAGCCCAGGGCATCGCTCACCTCGTGCCCTCGCAGACCGTCGTGCAGACCGTCAACAATCCTGACGGAACCGTCTCGCTAATCCAG GTTGGCACGGGACACACAGTTGCAACCCTGGCAGATGCTTCAGAGCTGCCGGGCGTCACGGTGGCACAGGTCAACTACTCAACTGTTACTGACGGGGAG GTGGAACAGAACTGGGCCACGCTTCAGGGCGGAGAAATGACGATCCAAACGACACAAGCGTCAGAGGCCACGCAGGCGGTAGCGTCTCTGGCTGAAGCTGCAGTCGCTGCTAGTCAAGAGATGCAGCAAGGCGCCACCGTCACTATGGCTCTCAACAG TGAGGCGGCGGCCCACGCCGTTGCGACGTTGGCCGAGGCCACTCTTCAAGGAGGGGGCCAGATCGTGCTGGCAGAGACAGCAGCCGCTGTCGGGGCTCTTGCAGGGGTCCAAGATGCTACAG GGTTGGTCCAGATCCCGGTCAGCATGTACCAGACTGTAGTGACCAGCCTCGCCCAGGGAAACCGTCCTGTGCAGGTTGCAATGGCGCCCGTCGCCACACGCATAGACAACACGGTCACGCTGGACGGCCAGGCGGTGGAGGTCGTGACCTTGGAGCAGTGA
- the nrf1 gene encoding nuclear respiratory factor 1 isoform X2, translating into MEEHAVNPAEHMTTIEAGAVSQQVHVATFTEASMMSAEEDSTSSPDDDPYDDTDILNSAGTDEVTAHLAAAGPVGMAAAAAVATGKKRKRPHIFESNPSIRKRQQTRLLRKLRATLDEYTTRVGQQAIVLCVSPSKPNPVFKVFGAAPLENVVRKYKSMMLEDLENALAEHAPAGGELASELPPLTIDGIPVSVDKMTQAQLRAFIPEMLKYSTGRGKPGWGKESCKPVWWPEEIPWANVRSDVRTEEQKQRVSWTQALRTIVKNCYKQHGREDLLYAFEDQQITTATTTQHHLTTAQGIAHLVPSQTVVQTVNNPDGTVSLIQVGTGHTVATLADASELPGVTVAQVNYSTVTDGENWATLQGGEMTIQTTQASEATQAVASLAEAAVAASQEMQQGATVTMALNSEAAAHAVATLAEATLQGGGQIVLAETAAAVGALAGVQDATGLVQIPVSMYQTVVTSLAQGNRPVQVAMAPVATRIDNTVTLDGQAVEVVTLEQ; encoded by the exons ATGGAGGAACACGCTGTGAACCCGGCAGAGCACATGACCACCATCGAGGCCGGCGCCGTCAGCCAGCAG GTACACGTGGCCACCTTCACAGAAGCTTCTATGATGAGCGCAGAGGAAGACTCCACATCCTCTCCAGACGACGACCCCTACGATGACACAGACATCCTCAATTCAGCTGGCACTGATGAGGTCACCGCTCACCTAGCTGCTGCAG GTCCAGTAGGTatggcagctgctgctgctgttgcgaCGGGTAAGAAAAGGAAAAGGCCTCACATCTTCGAGTCGAATCCTTCCATCCGTAAACGGCAGCAAACCCGTCTGCTCAG GAAACTGCGGGCCACGCTGGACGAGTACACCACCAGAGTGGGCCAACAGGCCATAGTGCTGTGCGTCTCTCCCTCCAAACCAAATCCGGTGTTTAAAGTGTTCGGTGCTGCTCCTCTGGAGAACGTG GTAAGAAAGTATAAGAGCATGATGTTGGAGGACCTGGAAAACGCCCTGGCTGAGCACGCACCTGCAGGAGGAGAGCTGGCCTCAGAACTGCCGCCGCTCACCATCGACGGCATCCCGGTCTCTGTGGATAAGATGACCCAG GCTCAGCTGCGAGCCTTCATCCCAGAGATGCTGAAATATTCCACGGGCAGAGGAAAACCAGGCTGGGGGAAGGAGAGCTGCAAGCCCGTGTGGTGGCCTGAGGAAATCCCCTGGGCTAACGTTCGCAGCGACGTCCGCACGGAGGAGCAGAAACAGAGA GTGTCGTGGACGCAGGCGCTGCGGACCATAGTGAAGAACTGCTACAAGCAGCACGGCCGGGAGGATCTGTTGTACGCGTTTGAGGACCAGCAGATAACGACGGCGACCACCACCCAGCACCACCTGACCACAGCCCAGGGCATCGCTCACCTCGTGCCCTCGCAGACCGTCGTGCAGACCGTCAACAATCCTGACGGAACCGTCTCGCTAATCCAG GTTGGCACGGGACACACAGTTGCAACCCTGGCAGATGCTTCAGAGCTGCCGGGCGTCACGGTGGCACAGGTCAACTACTCAACTGTTACTGACGGGGAG AACTGGGCCACGCTTCAGGGCGGAGAAATGACGATCCAAACGACACAAGCGTCAGAGGCCACGCAGGCGGTAGCGTCTCTGGCTGAAGCTGCAGTCGCTGCTAGTCAAGAGATGCAGCAAGGCGCCACCGTCACTATGGCTCTCAACAG TGAGGCGGCGGCCCACGCCGTTGCGACGTTGGCCGAGGCCACTCTTCAAGGAGGGGGCCAGATCGTGCTGGCAGAGACAGCAGCCGCTGTCGGGGCTCTTGCAGGGGTCCAAGATGCTACAG GGTTGGTCCAGATCCCGGTCAGCATGTACCAGACTGTAGTGACCAGCCTCGCCCAGGGAAACCGTCCTGTGCAGGTTGCAATGGCGCCCGTCGCCACACGCATAGACAACACGGTCACGCTGGACGGCCAGGCGGTGGAGGTCGTGACCTTGGAGCAGTGA